The Macaca fascicularis isolate 582-1 chromosome 1, T2T-MFA8v1.1 genome includes a window with the following:
- the NBL1 gene encoding neuroblastoma suppressor of tumorigenicity 1 → MMLRVLMGAVLPAMLLAAPPPINKLALFPDKSAWCEAKNITQIVGHSGCEAKSIQNRACLGQCFSYSVPNTFPQSTESLVHCDSCMPAQSMWEIVTLECPGHEEVPRVDKLVEKILHCSCQACGKEPSHEGLSVYVQGEDGPGSQPGTHPHPHPHPHPGGQTPEPEEPPGAPHTEEEGAED, encoded by the exons ATGATGCTTCGGGTCCTGATGGGGGCTGTCCTCCCTGCCATGCTACTGGCTGCCCCACCGCCCATCAACAAGCTGGCACTGTTCCCGGATAAGAGTGCCTGGTGCGAAGCCAAGAACATCACCCAGATTGTGGGTCACAGCGGCTGTGAGGCCAAGTCCATCCAGAACAG GGCGTGCCTAGGACAGTGCTTCAGCTACAGCGTCCCCAACACCTTCCCGCAGTCCACAGAGTCCCTGGTCCACTGTGACTCCTGCATGCCAGCCCAGTCGATGTGGGAGATT GTGACGCTGGAGTGCCCGGGCCACGAGGAGGTGCCCAGGGTGGACAAGCTGGTGGAGAAGATCCTGCACTGTAGCTGCCAGGCCTGCGGCAAGGAGCCTAGTCACGAGGGGCTGAGCGTCTACGTGCAGGGCGAGGACGGGCCGGGATCCCAGCCCGgcacccaccctcacccccatccccacccccaccctggcgGGCAGACCCCTGAGCCCGAGGAACCCCCAGGGGCCCCCCACACGGAGGAAGAGGGGGCTGAGGACTGA
- the LOC135967089 gene encoding uncharacterized protein: MRARPARPRISLPRSLSLPVAETPIEKRNPGAPGLGGGASTRCPRPPDAPGDGAPGWGRGAAPAAEASGSRAPACRPGRDLPRAPAGSCGAGCGGRGPGRPRRLGEAAGRTGGGPATLGWAALRAVCGPGRARGAGERLRRQGGSLQTGREGGGSGEGRAQKERAGARGLSLRVRRRGRRSGRGPGPSPRPPAPGWASARSDGVVGRPGRLAGAREAGQRSRAPWPVLKRPPRVSLRFHPLRPTFREPGPSGRARPRGDKDGCVPFVGTGHCRLAPRMGRPSLPRPGTRSPSSLCGSAVHPISPAPEDFYNQIGFGFYP, from the exons ATGCGAGCCCGGCCCGCCCGGCCACGCatctccctccctcgctccctctcTCTCCCGGTCGCGGAAACTCCGATCGAGAAACGGAACCCCGGG GCTCCCGGGCTCGGCGGCGGCGCCTCCACCCGGTGCCCGCGGCCGCCGGACGCGCCGGGGGACGGAGCTCCGGGCTGGGGGCGCGGCGCTGCCCCCGCGGCCGAAGCCTCTGGAAGCCGGGCGCCCGCGTGCCGGCCCGGGCGGGACTTACCGCGCGCGCCCGCCGGGTCCTGCGGAGCTGGGTGCGGGGGTCGCGGGCCCGGGCGCCCCAGGAGGCTCGGCGAGGCGGCCGGCAGGACTGGGGGCGGCCCCGCGACGCTCGGCTGGGCTGCGCTGCGCGCCGTCTGCGGCCCCGGGCGGGCGCGCGGCGCGGGGGAGCGGCTCCGACGTCAGGGTGGCTCCCTCCAAACAGGGCGCGAGGGCGGGGGCAGCGGGGAGGGCCGCGCGCAGAAAGAGCGGGCGGGCGCGCGCGGCCTCTCCCTCCGGGTGCGCAGGAGGGGGCGCCGCAGCGGCCGGGGCCCCGGGCCCtctccccgcccgcccgccccGGGCTGGGCTTCGGCGCGCTCCGACGGCGTGGTGGGGCGGCCGGGACGCCTGGCCGGCGCCCGAGAAGCAGGGCAGCGCAGCCGGGCGCCCTGGCCCGTTCTAAAGCGCCCTCCCCGGGTTTCTCTGCGCTTCCACCCTCTCCGCCCGACTTTTCGCGAGCCTGGGCCGTCAGGCCGTGCCAGGCCTCGGGGTGACAAAGATGGATGTGTCCCTTTTGTGGGCACCGGGCATTGCAGACTTGCCCCAAGAATGGGGCGCCCCAGCCTGCCGCGTCCCGGCACCAGGAGTCCCTCCTCACTCTGCGGTTCTGCGGTGCACCCCATCTCGCCCGCTCCG